The sequence GAATTAACTAATGAAGTCATACTTTTTTTAGCGTTGGTATTCATATAGAAGCCTTCTTTTTCTTTTATCTCAAAAAAACTTTAAAAAGTTAAAAATTTATCTCAGCAGAATCATCTTTTTTGTAGAAATAAAATTGCCTGCCAACAATTGATAAAAGTAGATACCGCTTGGTAAATTATCCGCATTGAATTCAATCCTGTAATTACCGGGCTCTTTCTGTTCATTAACCAGAGTTGCAACCCGGCGTCCCAATGCGTCATAAACACGCAGCATTACATGTATTCCAGAGGCGCCGGATTTCACGGTCGCAGGTATTGTATAAGTGATAACCGTAGAAGGATTAAAAGGATTCGGATAATTCTGGTAGAGCAAAAATTCTGCCGGTAATTCCGATACCGTTTCGACGGATGTAAGAGGAGTCGATTTAATAATTATTTCATCAAGATTTCCAAAGTCGGAACCGGTGGCAGAGAAACGAATTGTATTGTCATACCCTGAATTCAAATTAACCTCGACGCTATCCGTCACATAATTGGTCCAATCTCCCGTGCCTTTCATAGTGAGATTAGTTGCCTGGCCGTTAACGATCAGACTTCCCGTTCTGTCTGTATTTCCCAATGCATAACGGAATAACAGGGCTCGGGGTCCGCCGCCGAAACCCGGCATATTTGTAAATTCAACGGCGCTGTTACTTGCGTCAAAATTCGTGAATGCAGCCCCGTGATACCCCAAATGATTATTTTCCACAAAGACGCTTCCAATCAAATTAGCGTCCTCGGATTGAAACACAAAAGAATCCGCCGGCGTAATTTGTATTATATCCGTATGAAAAGATTCGGCGTTATTGGTATCGGTAACCGTTAAAGTGTAGTAATAAGTTTTTCCTTTGATTAAATTTTTATCCACATACGATGTAAAATTCTTATCAAGCTTGAATTTTACCGGATCAGACATATCGATAGATTCCGACCTGTAAATATTAACATGGGAGATTAAATCAATATCGTCATACTTCCAGAGCAGCAAACAAGAATTATTATCGTATCGATACGACACTCCGGCAGGAGCGTCCGGCCTTAACGTGGGCGTTACTGTAATAATGTCGGATAAATCGGATTTGTTGCCGTCCGTGTCGTACGCTCTCAAAGCATAATAATAAGTTGTATCGTATGTAACATTTGTGTCGAGATATGATGTAACATTGCCCACGTCAAGCGAATCTAAAAAATCATGAGGCGATTTGCCTTTGTAAAGAATATAGCCGGCAAGATCGGCTTCCACGTTCGAATCCCATTCTATCAACACCGTATCACCCAACGAAACGCCTCGCAAATTCATCGGTTTGGACGGCGGTTTTAATCTGTCTGGAATAAGCATACTCTTACCGACAAAAAAACTTGTGTGAGGCGGTTGGTTATAACCGACGTTCTGCCAGGCAATTGCCAGACGGTATTGCCTGTCGTGCATTAAAGTAACAAGTCTGTAATCGGTTTTAATATTTGTCGTATAAATTCTTAACGAATTATTGTCGCTCGTACGCCATATAACTTCCTCGCGCCAATCTCCGAATAAATCGGCTTGCAAAGAAGGAGTGGCTTTTGAGCCGTTGTTCGACGAGCATCCGTTTGCCAAAAGCAAAACCGGATTATTACTGCCGTTGTATTTACGGATATTATTATTATCGAGGAGTTCGCGCTCGAGGTCGCCATCCCACCAGACAACAAAGTTGGAAGACGGAGGATTCGGTCCTACTTTAAGATTTGTAGCGCTTCTCAATCCGTCGGTTCCTCCCCAGCATTCCATCCCCTCATACGAGTCGTCCAGATTCGCGGATACGCCTCTTCCGACATCAGCCGGTCCTGTGCCCCAGATTATCTCGCCCGTTTTACCGTCGAGTAATGCGGAGCCGACTTGCGCATTTTCGTGAATTCCCCAGACTTCCAATCCTGGTCGATTCGGATCGATATCGGAAACGTGCAAAGCGTCGCCGTGACCCAGCCTTGAATTCCACAGACCTGTTCCATCGTCGTCGACAGCCATGGCGCCGTATACGATTTCGTCTTTACCGTCGCCGTCCAGATCGGCTAC comes from Melioribacter roseus P3M-2 and encodes:
- a CDS encoding T9SS type A sorting domain-containing protein, which encodes MLIPDRLKPPSKPMNLRGVSLGDTVLIEWDSNVEADLAGYILYKGKSPHDFLDSLDVGNVTSYLDTNVTYDTTYYYALRAYDTDGNKSDLSDIITVTPTLRPDAPAGVSYRYDNNSCLLLWKYDDIDLISHVNIYRSESIDMSDPVKFKLDKNFTSYVDKNLIKGKTYYYTLTVTDTNNAESFHTDIIQITPADSFVFQSEDANLIGSVFVENNHLGYHGAAFTNFDASNSAVEFTNMPGFGGGPRALLFRYALGNTDRTGSLIVNGQATNLTMKGTGDWTNYVTDSVEVNLNSGYDNTIRFSATGSDFGNLDEIIIKSTPLTSVETVSELPAEFLLYQNYPNPFNPSTVITYTIPATVKSGASGIHVMLRVYDALGRRVATLVNEQKEPGNYRIEFNADNLPSGIYFYQLLAGNFISTKKMILLR